In Miscanthus floridulus cultivar M001 chromosome 8, ASM1932011v1, whole genome shotgun sequence, the sequence ctcctctccgccGCCTGCGGCCTGCCTCCAAACAGCCGCGGACCCGCCTCGATCGCCTCGTGCTAGTGCTAGGGAGGGAGGGTGGGGCGGACCACTGCCTGCGGTGCCTCCTGAAATCGCCGCCGACAGCTTCTGCGGCCTCCTGGTGGATCCCGGCCCTCTGAGCTCAAATTAGGTAAGTTCATGCCGTGTCCATGACTGAGGACTGAGGAGCTTCTTTTTCTTGTGCGATTTTTTTCTAGCTGAAGATGAGAAGGCCAAGTGATGTTTGCTTAAAAAGACTCTGCCTCCATGGTGTTCGTTGCTAAAATTtaaatctttcttcttcttctgttttTGTATGAACAGAGCTGGTGGCCAAAAATTGATATGTTTTTCTCCTCACTTTTTTTGTTCTTGTGGAGCAGGATCTGAACAGAAGCTGCCGGGCCAGCTGATGTACGGCTCGCCGGTGCCCAAGGACCTGAACCTCCCGGTGCAGCCGCCGATGACGTCGTCCGGGCTGCTACGCTACAGATCGGCGCCCAGCACGGTGCTCGGCGACCTCTGCGAGGACCTGCTCCCTCCGGCACCCGGCGCCGGGCCCCCGCGCGACGCCGGCGGCGCCGACAACGTCTTCTCCAGGTTCCTGGCCGACCACCACCACATCCGAGACGACAagccgtcgccgccaccgccgccgccgactgCCCACTTCCCGAGTGCGGCCGACATGGCCTCCCAGCAGCACCAGCATCAGCAAATGATGTTCCACTCCCAGTCCCAGTCCCAGTCCCAGCAGCAGCAGATGGTGGACGCTAATAAGTCCGGGGGGCTCTACCGCACCGTCAGCTCGGGCATGGAAGCCACCGGCGCCGGCGTCGGCGCCGCCAGCAACCTGATTCGGCAGAGCAGCTCCCCCGCAGGTTTCCTGGATCATTTCAGCATGGACAACGGTTGGTTGGTCTCTCGCTCGCTCTCCTTAATCCGGCCTCCATTTGGAACTTCCTCGGTTGCCATTCCCTGCTTGCTTCCAGCAGCTTCTTCCATCGCGGCTGGGCAGCAATTATTGCAGTTCTTGCTTGGGGAATTTCGCTTCCCCCGAAACATTTCTATTTCCGGAAGTAACTGACACGGAGGGCCACCACCTCCGCCTGTTGCTGTCTTGCTCGATTCTTCTTCATCCAGGGTACGGGGCGATGCTGAGGGCGAGCATGGGCATGGGTTTCCgggacggcagcggcggcgccggtGGCGGCACGACGGATTCcctcgcgggcggcggcggcggtagcggCAGGCTCAAGGGGCAGCTGAGCTTCTCGTCGCGACAGGGGTCGCTGATGTCCCAGATCTCGGAGATGGACAGCGAGGAGGTCGGAGGGAGCAGCCCCGAGGCCGCTGGCGGCGGCAGGGGCGCCTACATCCCGGGGTACCCGATGAGCTCCGCCGGGTGGGACGAGTCGTCGTCTGCGCTCGTGTCGGACAGCCTGTCCGGGATGAAACGCCCGCCGGACTCGTCGGAGCCCggcggccagcagcagcagcagaacggCGGGCTGGCGCACCAGTTCAGCCTGCCCAAGACGTCGTCGGAGATGGCGGCCATCGAGAAGTTCCTCCAGTTCCAGGACGCCGTGCCCTGCAAGATCCGCGCCAAGCGCGGGTGCGCCACGCACCCGCGCAGCATCGCCGAGCGGGTGAGCGAGCTTGCACCGAATCCCAAACCCAAACACGTACTAGTattttcttaagaaatcttctaGCCTGCGGTTGAGCGATTCGCTGATGCCTCCATCTTTTGACCGACCGGCCATTCAGGTGAGGAGGACAAAGATCAGCGAGCGAATCAGGAAGCTGCAGGAGCTCGTGCCCAACATGGACAAGGTACTGCtactgccctgccctgccctgtcCCGCTATGCTCTGCTCCCACCAATTTCTGCAGTAGGCGATAGAACAGTGTTCTTCTCTTCTGTTAGCAAATTCTGCTTGCCGCCATGCGAGTTGAGTTGCGAGGACCACTCCGGGCTGAACTGACCTACTTGCTTCCCGTTCCCTGCAGCAAACCAACACCTCCGACATGCTGGATTTGGCCGTCGACTACATCAAGGATCTCCAGAAGCAGGTCAAGGTACGAGCGAGCCAAGGAACTCCGGTTTCCTCCTCCAAAACTCAAATCCAAATGATGCGATCGATGAACATTACGGCGGCCGGCAGACCTGTCGCCGTCGGCAGCCTTTTGGTCTCGTTGCAAGGTCAGCCAGTGACGTCCAAATCACGGAGGCTCATCGATCTGATCTTGCCCGGTGGCTGACGGCGAGGGTCACCTACAATTACAACGATCTGTCGTTGACTTTTCACCTAGCTCGAGTAGTATCTTATCCGGAACACACGCTGGCTGCAAACACAGCATGGATCGAGCTTACTGCCACCTGTATGTTAATCCGTGATCTGTTTGATGCATTGCAGGCGTTGAACGAGAGCCGCGCCAGCTGCACCTGCCCGGCGAGCAAGCACCAGCAGTTCTCCGGCTGAAGCACCGGCCGGCAGTCCCATCTCCGGCTTGGTACTACACTACTCTACACAGCGCAGCAAAGACCTGCTGGAGACCTGAGAGAGGAACAGGAACAGGATCGAGGGGTCGTGTGACCGTAGCTTCTTCTCTCCGTTCGCTGCGCTTGCGTGGTCTCTGGTCGAGTAGAGGAGCTCGACTGCtgaagagtgtgtgtgtgtgtgtgactgagCAAGCGAGCTTGTACAGTGCCGGAGGCTGGACTGGAGCAGTGGCATCATCAAGTATTCAGGCAACTGGACTGGAGGGGGGTGGTGAGACATGAGAAGAGGAAGAAACAATTGTATAGTACCGCTTTGTTTTTTTGCTTCGCTGTAACACTTTTGCTACATATTTGTACCATCATGCATGTCCATGCCCATTGTTACATTTACATAGGAAAACTTTACCGCTGCTGTGTTTGTGTGATTTTACCAGCAGCAGTGCCCATAGGACGATTAGTTCAACTCAGCAGAGTCCAGCATCTTCAACAGATTACTTATGCTACATCCTAAAGTCTATATAGGTTGTCTCGTATTATTAGTAGcgtgactttttctttttctctcacAGTAGATTACCAATACCTTCAAGCGTTTCACACCAAAATCAAAGGGATTAGAGCCCTTGATTTTGACGTGAAACGAGCAGGCCCTAGAGTGGATAGGGTTGATATAAAACGAATAGGCCCTAAGGCATTGTTTTGATGGCACATGTATCCCCCTTAATCCATATTTGTAGAAGTGGATTGGAGTAGAAGTGTAGAACTTAAACTAATTTCTACTCCAATCTACCTAAACGCATGTGGATTGATGTTGATagatgtgcatccaaacaaggcctgaaGTGGATAGGGGAGAGGGGATGGATCACCTATATTTGAGGGAGAGGCGGTGGATTTGAAGAAGTTACTTAGAATTTTTAGGTATTAAGAATAATTTTTTAGGGATCGAGAATAGTATGAATAATCTATTTGAAAAACCACATTTccttatattgcatatttttagtaTTAGGAATGAGATAAGAATTTGTTGAAAATGCTTTAAGGCCCTTATCCTACTTTCGAAGGTTGGTGAAAAAAACACCCACTCTAGCAGGGCACCTAACAGGTCATAGAAAATAGAACATTCTCAAATTCTCTCCTCAAACCCTTATTATCGGTGCTTTAGAGCATACGCATACTTTTCTGTTTCAACCATTTCTATTCATGCACCCGTTCGGAACTGCGCGTGCCCTAAGCAGTTGCACCACCGGCAGTGCAGACACGACTCATGTGAGGGAGGATCGCAAAACCTTAGTGGCAGTCGTGGAGGAGTAGGGAGGGTGGCCATGAAGGTGGTGTTGGGAATGCAAGATGGgagagaaaaaataaagaaaaaaaagaaataataTGACTGACAAATATGTCTTATGAACATAGGGACTCTAATTCTAGAGTTAAGCTCAAGTCTAAAATAACATGATATGCAAAAGTTAGGGAAAAAGTCTTGAATTAAAAGTAAAAACCTAATTTGACGGAACCATTTTAACACACCGTCATCCTCACCAACCACCACACCGCGAATTATAAGTAGTGCGTTGCATTGGCTTTTGCTCCCTGGTTCACGGCCACGCTAGCTGAATGTGATGGACCATACTTTACCTTGTACGCATACATACATGACGCGCGCAGGTTTGGTGAgagactttatatatatatatatatatatatatatatatatatatatatatatatatatatatatatatatatatatatatatatatatatatatatatatatatatatatatatatatatagggagaggctattcagtagctggctacaaaataagttattctgtagccacctccatttaccataattttatatactaatttaccataatgtcaatacatatttacgatagttgggttactataacatatggggatatttaccataacgttatagtaaactactttgtaaggagttactataatctcgtaaattaacatagtaattatcgtaactcaaagtggctacagaataagttattttgtagccagctataggatagtagttctatatatatatatatatatatatatatatatatatatatatatatatatatatatatatatatatatatatatagaactactatcatgtatgtagctggctatagaataacttattctgtagccactttgagttatgataattactatgttaatttacgagattatagtaactccttactaagtggtttaatataacgttatggtaaatatctccatgtgttatagtaacccaactatcgtaaatatgtattgacattatggtaaattagtatataaaattatagtaaatggaggtggctacagaataacttattttgtagccggctactgaatagcctctcccaatatatatatatatatatatatatatatatatatatatatatatatatatatatatatatatatatatatatacacacacacacacacacgacacACGGGGAGGCTAAAACGCAACAACGTGCAATTAATATAGCAATTGCACATACCACAAAAACACCTCCCACCCCCGCGCCCGACAAAAATAGGCCACGCCCATTCTGGGTGGTCCCGCATCCACCCGCGCGTGGGCCGCTCGCCTCCCCGCAAAAAATGGGCCGCGCGCATCCGATTCATCCGAATCGAGCGCCAATTGCAACACCGTGTGTCTTGTGATTGCAACATTGATTCTGTTCTGGTTGCAACATATATGCGTGTGCACGGGATGTCTTGAACGGCAAGTAAGAAATACAACAGAAACAGAAAAGGGGATCGCCTGAGGAGGAAAAAACGCATCCCACCCCACGCCCCCCTCTCTCGCAGTAgaggcgccgctgccgccggcggaGCGCCTTGAGGGGGAGCGCGCTCCTCGCCCTGCGCCGCCGCGCGAGCCACCGCGCTCCTCGCCATGCACCGCCGCGCTCCTCGTCCTGCGCCGCCGCGCGAGCCGCCTCCCCACGTCCCGCCTCCAGCATCGAGATGGGGCCAACGCCGCCATCGCTCGTCGAGGCTGGGCCGCTCGCCCTGCGTGATCCATCGACGGCATCAGAGAGGGTCGCTGCGTTGATTCGAGCACATCGGAGAGAGCCTCCGTTGTCGTCGACACCCATGCTTCCCCCGATAACAGCAATTACAAGCGATCCCCTCCACCATACGACGACACTCACGCCACCGGCGACATTGGCTCTAGGGGACCTGGTGACTCCAGATGCCAACCAGCTGTTCTACCCGGTAAAAAAAAAGCACTTGACCTCCCTTATGTTGTGCCTGTGAGTTGAATGCTTGAATCACCTATGATTTGTGTGTTGGGTGCAACTAATTGCAACACGACTTTCGTAGTAATTGCGACACAACTTTGGGATTAAACTGAATAACCTGTCACTGACTTTTCACATGGATCTGGAAAAAATGCAACTAATTGCAACAGAGATTTGGTAGTAATTGCAACGGAGATGTGGTAGTAATTGCTACACATGGCTTTGAGTTTTAAACTGAATTACCTGTGTTTGACTTTTCCGTGGATCTGATAAAAAGAAAATGCAACTGATTGCAACTAGGATGTGGTATAAATTGCAACAGAGACATGGTAGTAATTGCAACAGAGAATTTTCCAGTGAGTCTGCAtcattttattttgaaaaaaaatatcacACATGTTTTGTATGTTTTCTTTTTGTCAGGAATCAGCTATACCAGCTGTGTTAGTGCCAAGAGTGAGGCAGCAATTCTCTACAAAAAATGATGCTTACATATTTTACAAAGATTATGCAAAGCTGGCTGGGTTCAGTTTGAGGACAGCGAGAACAAGCAAGGAGACGAATCATTGGGTCTGCAACAGGGAAGGGAAACATGAGAGcaaaaataaagaagaagaagcaaaAACAGAAAAGGGATCGAGAAGATGCGGCTGCTCGGCTTATGTGAAAGTTAAGAAGGATGGGAAGCACAATTTCTGGTTCTTTGACCATGTGCAGGAAGCCCACAACCACAAACTTGAGCCGTCTCCCAGGATGACAAGATACATGCACGTGCACAAGAACATGGCAGAAGGCATGAGTGACTTATTTAACATAATGACATGGAACGGAGTTCCACATCAGGCAGCATTGAATGTGATGGCGGATCTGTATGATGGTCGCCATATGTGGGGTTTTACAGAGGACATAAAGAATATATACGTGCTGATTTTTTTTTCACTGAATTGCAACATGTCACATATTTGAATTGCAAAAAAACATGTGACTGAACTTTTTCTAACAAAAACTGCCCTATATTTTTTAAATGTTCACAGGAAGGTGGCGAAGGCTAGGgaggaaagagaagatgatcttAACAAGCTGCTGCAGTTCTTCAGAGAATGCAAGGAGAACAACGAATATTTCTACTGGGATGTGGATGCAGATCCAAAGACTGGAGTGATCAAAAACATATTCTGGAGTCATGCAAGCCAGAGAGCTGAATACAAAGATTTTGGAGACGCCATCACCTTTGATACGACACATAAAACCAACAGCAAGAAGATACCGCTGGCGATGTTTGTTGGAGCCAACAATAACCTCAAGAATGTGACCTTCGGACAAGCTCTGAT encodes:
- the LOC136469457 gene encoding protein FAR1-RELATED SEQUENCE 4-like — encoded protein: MGPTPPSLVEAGPLALRDPSTASERVAALIRAHRREPPLSSTPMLPPITAITSDPLHHTTTLTPPATLALGDLVTPDANQLFYPESAIPAVLVPRVRQQFSTKNDAYIFYKDYAKLAGFSLRTARTSKETNHWVCNREGKHESKNKEEEAKTEKGSRRCGCSAYVKVKKDGKHNFWFFDHVQEAHNHKLEPSPRMTRYMHVHKNMAEGMSDLFNIMTWNGVPHQAALNVMADLKVAKAREEREDDLNKLLQFFRECKENNEYFYWDVDADPKTGVIKNIFWSHASQRAEYKDFGDAITFDTTHKTNSKKIPLAMFVGANNNLKNVTFGQALIDEDPAMKVAIELVFFKSQHINYRRHIIRPWEFELDQLYTEHKDKNLKERLESLINYPLGPTQFEVEWEKLVDECGNADHPAIRALWDKRERWIAAYFKGMYCGRMTSTQRSESQIRVLKDGYVSESTSLHMFARRMLDSLQHADHMDAGETHYAQVRKILEKYIQKRYTRSARQEVTWDRHDGVLIGLAASQE
- the LOC136476793 gene encoding transcription factor bHLH130-like isoform X1, with amino-acid sequence MRRPSDVCLKRLCLHGSEQKLPGQLMYGSPVPKDLNLPVQPPMTSSGLLRYRSAPSTVLGDLCEDLLPPAPGAGPPRDAGGADNVFSRFLADHHHIRDDKPSPPPPPPTAHFPSAADMASQQHQHQQMMFHSQSQSQSQQQQMVDANKSGGLYRTVSSGMEATGAGVGAASNLIRQSSSPAGFLDHFSMDNGYGAMLRASMGMGFRDGSGGAGGGTTDSLAGGGGGSGRLKGQLSFSSRQGSLMSQISEMDSEEVGGSSPEAAGGGRGAYIPGYPMSSAGWDESSSALVSDSLSGMKRPPDSSEPGGQQQQQNGGLAHQFSLPKTSSEMAAIEKFLQFQDAVPCKIRAKRGCATHPRSIAERVRRTKISERIRKLQELVPNMDKQTNTSDMLDLAVDYIKDLQKQVKALNESRASCTCPASKHQQFSG
- the LOC136476793 gene encoding transcription factor bHLH130-like isoform X2 encodes the protein MYGSPVPKDLNLPVQPPMTSSGLLRYRSAPSTVLGDLCEDLLPPAPGAGPPRDAGGADNVFSRFLADHHHIRDDKPSPPPPPPTAHFPSAADMASQQHQHQQMMFHSQSQSQSQQQQMVDANKSGGLYRTVSSGMEATGAGVGAASNLIRQSSSPAGFLDHFSMDNGYGAMLRASMGMGFRDGSGGAGGGTTDSLAGGGGGSGRLKGQLSFSSRQGSLMSQISEMDSEEVGGSSPEAAGGGRGAYIPGYPMSSAGWDESSSALVSDSLSGMKRPPDSSEPGGQQQQQNGGLAHQFSLPKTSSEMAAIEKFLQFQDAVPCKIRAKRGCATHPRSIAERVRRTKISERIRKLQELVPNMDKQTNTSDMLDLAVDYIKDLQKQVKALNESRASCTCPASKHQQFSG